From the Martelella mediterranea DSM 17316 genome, one window contains:
- a CDS encoding sensor histidine kinase, with protein sequence MRFANSLTLRSLALTTAWFAIALLVIAVVISALYRNAAERGFRQLLQAEMFNVINSVSIDDQGELKGSPQLGNLNYQQPQTGWYWVVDPLYDKSKQSLQSPSLGAQDLPVTPESEVPYDGNYRRTYIVRDDNNNDLAVIETVVVMDEKDRATRIRVSGNRDAVDNDVRWFSQRLYIALALFGIASILLNGLIILWALRPLDRARVALRHISEEGEGEMRGQFPVEIQPLADEINALLANNRAIVERARMQVGNLAHSLKTPIAVLLNEAQGMAEKEGKLIASQVVMMQAQVQAYLNRARIAAQTESVLTRCEAEPVLERLVRVMRRLNPEKSFVLTCEPGLLLATEQHDLEEVVGNLLENAARFAESEVHVSAQRRADAGVAGEWAEIIVKDDGPGLTPDEIRRAMKRGNRLDESGAGSGLGLSIVDDIVQAYGGRFELTGLEDSGLHARVVLPAKSRK encoded by the coding sequence ATTTCAGCGCTCTATCGCAATGCTGCGGAGCGCGGCTTCCGGCAGCTTCTGCAAGCCGAAATGTTCAATGTCATCAACTCGGTATCGATTGACGATCAGGGCGAACTGAAGGGTTCTCCGCAGCTTGGCAATCTGAACTATCAGCAACCCCAGACCGGCTGGTACTGGGTTGTCGATCCCCTCTACGACAAGTCGAAGCAGTCGCTGCAATCGCCCTCTCTCGGCGCGCAAGACCTGCCGGTGACCCCGGAGAGCGAAGTTCCCTATGATGGCAATTATCGCCGCACCTATATCGTGCGCGACGATAACAACAATGATCTGGCGGTTATTGAAACCGTTGTTGTGATGGACGAGAAGGACCGGGCAACCCGGATCCGGGTGTCGGGCAATCGCGATGCGGTGGACAATGACGTGCGGTGGTTTTCGCAGCGGCTCTACATAGCGCTCGCCCTTTTTGGCATTGCGAGCATTCTCCTCAATGGCCTCATCATCTTGTGGGCGCTGCGCCCGCTCGACCGTGCGCGTGTGGCCTTGCGCCATATTTCCGAGGAGGGCGAGGGGGAAATGCGCGGGCAGTTTCCGGTGGAAATTCAACCGCTTGCCGATGAAATCAATGCCTTGTTGGCAAACAACAGGGCAATCGTCGAGCGGGCGCGGATGCAGGTCGGCAATCTCGCGCACTCGCTTAAGACGCCGATTGCAGTGCTTTTGAACGAGGCCCAGGGTATGGCCGAGAAGGAAGGAAAGCTCATCGCTTCGCAAGTGGTGATGATGCAGGCCCAGGTTCAGGCCTATCTGAACCGGGCGCGCATCGCTGCCCAGACCGAATCGGTCCTGACGCGGTGTGAGGCGGAGCCGGTGCTTGAACGGCTCGTGCGGGTGATGCGGCGGCTGAACCCGGAGAAATCCTTCGTGCTGACATGCGAGCCAGGTCTTCTTCTGGCAACCGAGCAGCACGACCTTGAGGAGGTTGTCGGCAACCTGCTGGAAAATGCCGCTCGATTCGCCGAGAGCGAAGTTCATGTAAGCGCGCAACGGCGGGCGGATGCCGGCGTGGCTGGAGAGTGGGCCGAGATCATCGTGAAGGATGACGGGCCGGGCCTGACGCCCGATGAAATCCGAAGGGCAATGAAGCGCGGCAACAGGCTGGATGAGAGCGGGGCGGGTTCCGGCCTTGGTCTGTCGATCGTCGATGACATCGTGCAGGCCTATGGCGGTCGTTTCGAACTGACCGGCCTTGAGGATTCAGGATTGCACGCGCGCGTTGTTCTTCCGGCCAAAAGCAGGAAATAG
- the ccmI gene encoding c-type cytochrome biogenesis protein CcmI, producing MIFALAAIVLTLAAAFAVAVPLFRRDARTDTVAAGPDPIYRAQLKELDRERRDGLIDENAYLSSRAEIGRRLMASEAKAADRATALRGVASRYRIATAAYVFAALILAGVAYPLLGAPGAKDYPLSARLNSENPELAVLVAQVERHLAQNPDDGRGWDVIAPVYLRENRLERAYEAYANAIRISGPSSERLMGLGETLVAMESGFVNHEALEAFRKVEALSPDNVRAGYYIALADEQAGNHQAALDQFDALLERMPENATGRDVIERHIVFNRGRLAQTGAPAFGPDQQDIEAAASLSPEQRAEMVEGMVSGLAQRLEQEPNDIEGWMRLIRSYAVLGREDDANTAYDAALAYFGAESAAGQQLEQLAAELALSGGRS from the coding sequence ATGATATTCGCGCTTGCCGCCATTGTCCTGACGCTTGCCGCGGCTTTTGCGGTTGCTGTACCGTTGTTCCGGCGGGATGCGAGGACAGATACTGTCGCCGCCGGGCCGGATCCGATTTATCGTGCCCAACTGAAAGAACTAGATCGGGAACGGCGAGACGGTCTTATCGACGAGAACGCCTATCTTTCGTCCCGTGCGGAAATCGGGCGAAGGCTGATGGCCTCGGAAGCGAAGGCGGCGGACAGAGCCACCGCGCTGCGGGGCGTTGCCTCGCGCTATCGTATCGCGACGGCGGCATACGTATTTGCTGCGCTGATTTTGGCGGGTGTTGCCTATCCCCTCCTGGGCGCGCCCGGCGCGAAGGATTATCCGTTGTCGGCCCGCCTCAATTCGGAGAATCCGGAGCTTGCGGTTCTTGTCGCGCAAGTCGAGAGGCATCTCGCGCAAAATCCCGATGATGGCCGGGGCTGGGACGTGATCGCGCCGGTCTATCTGCGCGAGAACAGGCTTGAGCGCGCTTATGAAGCCTATGCCAATGCCATCCGGATTTCCGGCCCGAGCTCGGAGCGACTTATGGGGCTTGGCGAGACGCTTGTGGCGATGGAGTCGGGTTTCGTCAATCACGAGGCGCTTGAGGCGTTTCGAAAGGTCGAGGCATTGTCGCCGGATAATGTCAGGGCCGGATATTATATTGCACTGGCGGACGAGCAGGCCGGGAACCATCAGGCCGCGCTCGATCAATTCGACGCCTTGCTTGAAAGAATGCCGGAGAACGCCACCGGACGCGATGTGATCGAGCGGCACATTGTCTTTAATCGAGGCCGGTTGGCGCAGACGGGCGCGCCGGCGTTCGGACCCGATCAGCAGGACATCGAGGCGGCGGCCTCGCTGTCGCCGGAGCAGCGTGCCGAAATGGTGGAGGGCATGGTCTCGGGGCTGGCGCAACGCCTTGAACAGGAGCCTAACGATATTGAAGGCTGGATGCGGTTGATCCGCTCCTACGCGGTGCTGGGTCGGGAGGATGATGCAAATACGGCGTACGATGCCGCGCTGGCCTATTTCGGGGCGGAGAGCGCGGCCGGCCAGCAGCTTGAGCAACTTGCCGCAGAACTTGCGCTTTCGGGGGGAAGATCATGA
- the ccmE gene encoding cytochrome c maturation protein CcmE, with translation MTRKQKRLAVIGGGVGFIAIAVLLVLFALSRSVSYFFMPSDFAENPVSSDTRIRLGGLVEDGSVRGAEGAGVAFAVTDGNSSVEVRYAGILPDLFREGQGVVTEGRMGPDGIFRADTVLAKHDENYMPKEVADRLKAEGVWEGEEDATP, from the coding sequence ATGACGCGCAAGCAAAAAAGGCTCGCTGTCATCGGCGGCGGGGTGGGTTTCATCGCGATCGCGGTTCTCTTGGTGCTTTTTGCGCTGAGCCGCAGCGTCTCCTATTTCTTCATGCCATCTGATTTTGCCGAAAACCCGGTCAGCTCCGATACGCGGATAAGGCTTGGCGGTCTCGTTGAGGACGGTTCGGTCCGGGGTGCGGAAGGGGCGGGTGTTGCCTTTGCCGTTACCGACGGGAACTCTTCCGTGGAAGTGCGCTACGCGGGCATTCTGCCTGATCTTTTCCGGGAAGGGCAGGGGGTTGTGACCGAAGGACGGATGGGGCCGGACGGGATTTTCCGCGCCGACACCGTGCTTGCCAAACATGACGAGAACTACATGCCCAAGGAAGTCGCCGACCGTCTGAAAGCCGAAGGCGTGTGGGAAGGCGAGGAGGACGCCACACCTTGA